A portion of the Juglans microcarpa x Juglans regia isolate MS1-56 chromosome 1D, Jm3101_v1.0, whole genome shotgun sequence genome contains these proteins:
- the LOC121239825 gene encoding uncharacterized protein LOC121239825 isoform X1 encodes MVAGEMVESDICPAEDAVQSFLEYLVEQMLPAKSFLQGTPSQSLQQSVAKQLHAIVLLYNYYLRKRHPQLEVLGFEAFCKLVVILKPALLAHMKLMQRSDDTELDDLEKQLSVTERTIMEACDISTKLDASNDVPNIEGWPMSKVSVLLFDYKKENCFLLFSSITQGVWSVIEKDVDISNLNSEGQVEAKQMNRKRRLIRKPSKEDPNVNESALLQLAYLAVKEATGINQTELVVSESHVVCSLSKEKTALRFYIMYCTQSVNEEGFQVPIKDALESLQGPLVRKSSSRWMVTPVVKYFHMLPYAGIVSTWLSREVASGLQDARVGGGNSNLNGPDRTENDLRVGKGNSNLNSPDRTEKLCIPEIHKSGNSPHIDDGLVGIFCNETKSNDTESLEEKNKNVCSLTGLSGSLNRPHNMDVNESFMVSSQNGEKCKKIADTIQVDNHQENTSNFRESDLNGSTSNIEVKDEMEDSMVRPGITECGGKQNADGNRTYDNMLTAQDVIGDHDLVTCQSNSINLYKLQNTIASKQSDLSPSALRVLLRKRDELSLQLRKIEDEIAQCDKQIQKILNGTG; translated from the exons ATGGTGGCAG GAGAGATGGTTGAATCGGATATATGTCCAGCCGAGGATGCTGTTCAGTCCTTCTTGGAGTACTTGGTTGAGCAAATGCTTCCGGCTAAATCTTTTCTGCAGGGCACTCCATCGCAGTCTCTACAGCAATCAGTCGCAAAACAG CTGCATGCCATTGTGTTACTGTACAACTACTACCTAAGGAAACGACATCCGCAGTTGGAAGTCTTGGGGTTTGAGGCCTTTTGCAAATTGGTTGTGATTCTGAAACCGGCGTTATTGGCGCATATGAAACTCATGCAAAGATCTGACGATACCGAATTGGATGACTTGGAGAAACAGCTTTCAGTTACAGAGAGAACAATCATGGAAGCATGTGATATATCCACAAAATTAGACGCATCAAACGATGTTCCAAATATAGAGGGATGGCCAATGTCCAAAGTTTCAGTACTCTTATTTGACTACAAGAAGGAGAACTGCTTCTTGCTATTCAGTTCCATCACCCAGGGAGTTTGGTCTGTGATTGAAAAAGATGTTGACATCTCTAACCTCAATTCAGAAGGTCAAGTAGAGGCAAAACAGATGAACAGGAAGAGAAGACTCATTAGAAAACCTTCTAAAGAAGACCCAAATGTCAATGAATCTGCTTTGCTCCAGCTTGCATATTTAGCTGTTAAGGAGGCAACGG GTATTAATCAGACTGAACTAGTGGTTTCGGAAAGCCATGTTGTATGTTCTCTCAGCAAAGAAAAGACAGCTCTTCGCTTTTATATAATGTACTGCACCCAATCAGTCAATGAGGAGGGATTTCAAGTTCCCATTAAAGATGCTTTAGAAAG CTTGCAGGGTCCTTTGGTCAGAAAAAGCTCCAGCAGATGGATGGTTACACCAGTTGTTAAGTACTTCCACATGCTTCCTTATGCTGGCATAGTGTCAACCTGGCTTTCGAG GGAAGTGGCTTCAGGTTTGCAGGATGCAAGAGTGGGAGGGGGAAATTCGAACTTGAATGGCCCTGACAGGACTGAGAACGATTTAAGGGTGGGAAAaggaaattcaaatttaaatagcCCTGACAGGACAGAAAAACTCTGCATTCCAGAAATCCATAAAAGTGGAAACAGTCCTCATATAGATGATGGACTAGTAGGGATTTTTTGCAACGAGACAAAGAGCAATGATACTGAATCACTTGAGGAGAAGAATAAGAATGTATGTTCATTGACTGGCTTGTCCGGTTCTCTCAATAGGCCTCACAACATGGATGTTAACGAGTCTTTTATGGTTTCCTCCCAGAATGGAGAGAAATGCAAGAAGATTGCAGATACTATCCAAGTTGACAATCATCAAGAAAATACAAGTAACTTTAGGGAAAGTGATTTAAATGGCTCAACAAGTAACATCGAAGTTAAG gatgagatggaggacTCAATGGTGAGGCCTGGCATTACTGAATGCGGTGGTAAACAAAATGCTGATGGAAATAGAACCTACGACAATATGTTGACAGCTCAAGATGTGATAGGTGATCATGATCTGGTCACTTGTCAATCCAATTCGATAAATCTTTACAAATTGCAGAATACCATAGCATCAAAACAAAGCGACTTGTCACCCTCTGCTTTGAGAGTTCTTCTTAGAAAAAGGGATGAACTG
- the LOC121239825 gene encoding uncharacterized protein LOC121239825 isoform X2, with amino-acid sequence MVAGEMVESDICPAEDAVQSFLEYLVEQMLPAKSFLQGTPSQSLQQSVAKQLHAIVLLYNYYLRKRHPQLEVLGFEAFCKLVVILKPALLAHMKLMQRSDDTELDDLEKQLSVTERTIMEACDISTKLDASNDVPNIEGWPMSKVSVLLFDYKKENCFLLFSSITQGVWSVIEKDVDISNLNSEGQVEAKQMNRKRRLIRKPSKEDPNVNESALLQLAYLAVKEATGINQTELVVSESHVVCSLSKEKTALRFYIMYCTQSVNEEGFQVPIKDALESLQGPLVRKSSSRWMVTPVVKYFHMLPYAGIVSTWLSREVASGLQDARVGGGNSNLNGPDRTENDLRVGKGNSNLNSPDRTEKLCIPEIHKSGNSPHIDDGLVGIFCNETKSNDTESLEEKNKNNGEKCKKIADTIQVDNHQENTSNFRESDLNGSTSNIEVKDEMEDSMVRPGITECGGKQNADGNRTYDNMLTAQDVIGDHDLVTCQSNSINLYKLQNTIASKQSDLSPSALRVLLRKRDELSLQLRKIEDEIAQCDKQIQKILNGTG; translated from the exons ATGGTGGCAG GAGAGATGGTTGAATCGGATATATGTCCAGCCGAGGATGCTGTTCAGTCCTTCTTGGAGTACTTGGTTGAGCAAATGCTTCCGGCTAAATCTTTTCTGCAGGGCACTCCATCGCAGTCTCTACAGCAATCAGTCGCAAAACAG CTGCATGCCATTGTGTTACTGTACAACTACTACCTAAGGAAACGACATCCGCAGTTGGAAGTCTTGGGGTTTGAGGCCTTTTGCAAATTGGTTGTGATTCTGAAACCGGCGTTATTGGCGCATATGAAACTCATGCAAAGATCTGACGATACCGAATTGGATGACTTGGAGAAACAGCTTTCAGTTACAGAGAGAACAATCATGGAAGCATGTGATATATCCACAAAATTAGACGCATCAAACGATGTTCCAAATATAGAGGGATGGCCAATGTCCAAAGTTTCAGTACTCTTATTTGACTACAAGAAGGAGAACTGCTTCTTGCTATTCAGTTCCATCACCCAGGGAGTTTGGTCTGTGATTGAAAAAGATGTTGACATCTCTAACCTCAATTCAGAAGGTCAAGTAGAGGCAAAACAGATGAACAGGAAGAGAAGACTCATTAGAAAACCTTCTAAAGAAGACCCAAATGTCAATGAATCTGCTTTGCTCCAGCTTGCATATTTAGCTGTTAAGGAGGCAACGG GTATTAATCAGACTGAACTAGTGGTTTCGGAAAGCCATGTTGTATGTTCTCTCAGCAAAGAAAAGACAGCTCTTCGCTTTTATATAATGTACTGCACCCAATCAGTCAATGAGGAGGGATTTCAAGTTCCCATTAAAGATGCTTTAGAAAG CTTGCAGGGTCCTTTGGTCAGAAAAAGCTCCAGCAGATGGATGGTTACACCAGTTGTTAAGTACTTCCACATGCTTCCTTATGCTGGCATAGTGTCAACCTGGCTTTCGAG GGAAGTGGCTTCAGGTTTGCAGGATGCAAGAGTGGGAGGGGGAAATTCGAACTTGAATGGCCCTGACAGGACTGAGAACGATTTAAGGGTGGGAAAaggaaattcaaatttaaatagcCCTGACAGGACAGAAAAACTCTGCATTCCAGAAATCCATAAAAGTGGAAACAGTCCTCATATAGATGATGGACTAGTAGGGATTTTTTGCAACGAGACAAAGAGCAATGATACTGAATCACTTGAGGAGAAGAATAAGAAT AATGGAGAGAAATGCAAGAAGATTGCAGATACTATCCAAGTTGACAATCATCAAGAAAATACAAGTAACTTTAGGGAAAGTGATTTAAATGGCTCAACAAGTAACATCGAAGTTAAG gatgagatggaggacTCAATGGTGAGGCCTGGCATTACTGAATGCGGTGGTAAACAAAATGCTGATGGAAATAGAACCTACGACAATATGTTGACAGCTCAAGATGTGATAGGTGATCATGATCTGGTCACTTGTCAATCCAATTCGATAAATCTTTACAAATTGCAGAATACCATAGCATCAAAACAAAGCGACTTGTCACCCTCTGCTTTGAGAGTTCTTCTTAGAAAAAGGGATGAACTG